From the Haliaeetus albicilla chromosome 19, bHalAlb1.1, whole genome shotgun sequence genome, the window CGCTTTTCCAAGTCCCGGCACCTCGGATGTCCTCTAATTCCCTCTCCAAACGTCGGCGGAACTCAACCACCGCCGCCGTTCCCGAAACGAACCGGGAATTCCCGGTTCCGCCGCTCCGCAACACCCGCGCCACCGCTCCGCGCCACATCCCtagccccgcccctccccgccggcgCGGGGGCGGGTCCCCGGCAGCCAATGGCCGCCGGGGATCCGCCCCCGcgccggcggggaggggcggggcgccGCTCTGGCTCCGCCCCCCGCCTGCAGCATGAATGGAGCCCTCGTTCGGGCCcctggggtttgtttgggttttttggctgGGGGTAAGGCTCTGTCCCAGGGGGTTTAGACACCCCTAAACCCAGGTGATTTGGGATCCCTGGATCTGGGAGAAGCCCGTCCGTGGGATTTAGGAATTGTAGCAGGCGAGGGTGGGGGTTGTGTATTAGGGCCGAAGGGATTTTGGAGGAACGGGGCCAGCACGGACCTTGAGGATCGACCAGGTGACCCTGCGTCAGGGATTTGGGGTCCTCGGCGGAGGTGGATCCTCGCAGTCAGGTGGTTTACGGGTGCCCGCCACAGGACTCTTAATCCCAGGGTTGTGGGTTCatgggcgccaaaaaggactgcggtgggttgaccctggctgggcaccaggtgcccaccaaagccgctctatcgctcccccttcctcagctgggagggagaaaatataacaaaaggctcgtgggtcaagataaggacagtttaataaagtgaaagcaaaggtcgagcacaaaggcaaagaaaaacaaatgatgttactctctacttcccatcagcaggcgatgtccagccacttcccaggaagcagggcttcagtacacgtagtggttgctccggaagacaaaaatgccccccttccatctccctttacttagcttttatatctgagctggCATCATATGGTATgaaatatctgtttggttagtttaggtcagctgtcctggctatgtcccctcccaagatcttgcccagccccagcctgccgttgagggggggcaaaaatgttggagagacagccttggtgctgtgccagcactgctcagcggtagccaaaacactggtgtgttatcaacacctttctagctactgatgcggagcacagcactacgagggctgctatggggacaATTAACTCCaccccagccagacccaatacagagGGTAACGAAACAAGTGCCTGTAGGGTTTGGGTGCATCCAGCTGAGGCGAGCAAGGATCCTTTGGTCTGAGAGGTTTAGGACTTAACCAGCTGAAGGAAGTGAGGTAGCTGAGCCCAAGGAATTTGAGCACCTTTGGCCGAAGGGGTTTGTGACCCACGGACCCGCCGGGTTTAGATGCAAAGAGCCCAGCTGGGTCAGGCGTCTCCACCCTCCACTATAGCTGACTGGGGGATCCAGAGTGGTTTAGACCCCTCATGTCCAGGAGGGTTAGGCACCAGGCTTTTGAAAGGGATTTAGGGTCTTCAGCCTCGGTGGTCTGGGAGCCTTTGGTCCAAGGGTCTTAGGAACAAGAGCCCAAAGGGATGAGGTACCTCCAGGCCAAGGATTTCATTACGCTGAACTACGCAATTTGGGATCCTTGATGGCTAAAAGGCTGAGGCACCATCTGCCCACAAGATTTAGGATCATCAGGCCAACAGATCTGGGAGCTACCATCGGGGTGGGTGAAGAGCCCGGGCCCATGAGATTTAGGCACAGCAAGCCCAAGGGGACTGAGTGCCCACAGCCCCTGGGATTTTGGAGCTCCTGGCCCAGGTGGTTGGGGATCCTGACATCCAAGGAGTTTAGACGTCTCTAGCCAAGGGGCATTAGGCACCTCCTGCCTGAGGCTCAGACCCTGCAAAGCAGTAGGGCCAGCCCCCAGGCTCCTTGCCAGCCCCGACCATCAGGACCAAGCTCTGCCCAGGGAGGGGGTCTGGCAGGGGCCAGGCAGGCCCTGGGGTCATGTCAGCTCTCGCTGGGCCCACAGCCAGAGCCCCCGGGGGTGATAACGGGGCCGTACCCAGCCGTTCATAGCCACGTTTGTCCTTTCTCCCCAGGGATCGACCCCTTCCCGCTTGCCGGACACCTCCAACTCCTTGAAAGCAAACGTGGACAGACCCCCTGGCCTTGTTCCACCTCCGTCCGTCCcatccctgcccagcacccagggTGCTCCGCAGGCAGGGCAGCTCCATCACCCCACCGGCCGGGTGGTTATCATCTCCAGCACCGGCCAGACCTcacacccagcagcagcccgGCACACCTCGCCTCAGCCCCGTGGTTGGGTGCcaggggggtggaggggggagcagggagcccCTTTTGCTCCTCCTGGGAAGGCTGTGGCTCTTGTTATGTGCTTCCCCTCCAACACAAGGCAGAGTCtttgcccagccccagcaaacaccaccaccaccccctccccggGAGCTGGGGCAGGATCAGGATTTGAAATCCTGTACGGCCCCAGCAGACGCATGGAGTCACCATCACGCCCGACACACAACAACACAGCCCAGtgttaaaaatcaaacaacagACACAGGCAAGAAGTTTCTGAGACATTGAAATAAAAACCCAGACCAGTAACTCTTAAAAATGGGAACTCTCCATATGAAATaagttccttttttctttcattaactGCCTTGTTTTAGCTATTTCCAGACAGGAATCGATCAATTCTTTATAAAATGCAATAGAAAGGAGTAAAAATACAGGCAAAAAGCTATTTACAGAAACCAACGGGGAGAGTACCGAAATGCCTCTAGACTTCTCACTTCTTCTTGGGTGATTTCCGGGCGCTGGACTTGGCTTTGGGTTTCGACCGCTTTGCCTTCTTGGGCTTGGCCGCCTTCAGCGGCTTGGCCTTAACAGTCTTTGGCTTCTTGGCTTTTTTCGGGCTGGACCTCGACTTCTTCCTGGCTTTCCTGGCAGCAGATTTGGGCTTCTTTGCCGGCGATTTGGCTTTCCTGGGTCTAGCCGCTTTCCGGGGCGATGTGGATTTCCTGGccaccttcttcttcttcctggCCGGGGACTTCTTCGCCTTGTCGGCCTTGGCCAGGCGGAAGGAACCGGAGGCGCCGACCCCTTTGGTCTGTTTGAGGACGCCGGCGGCGAGCAGGCGCCGAATGGCGAGCTTGATCTGGACATCGGCGTGCTGGCCCACCTTGTAGTGACTCTTCACGTACTTCTGGATGGACTGGCGGGAGGACCCGCCGCGGCTTTTCTCGGCGCGGATGGCCGCCGTGATCATGTCCGAATAGGTGGGGTGGGCCGCCGGCCGTCGTGCCACCCTGGCCCGCTTCGGTTTGACCACCAGCACCGGGGACAGGTTCTCCGTCATTCTTAACGCTTCGCCCCGCGATGCCCTGCTAACCCTTCGTGGTGGGGGAAGCCTGGTCTGCCCGGccgggggacccccccacccttGGGGAAGGAAGCGGTGGGTAAGAACCGCAGCGaagccggtgccggtgccggtgccgatgctgcctctgcagcagcccCCGCCGCAGCCAGCCTTTAAAGGCGGGGTGCGGACCGCGGGGACGACTTCCCCGCTCGCGCCACCCACCCCGCCACtggtgtccccgtgtcccccccccctccattcCACCCCGCGTCAGCCACAACCCGACCCGACTCGACCCGACCCGCCGCGCTGGGACAGGGAGGGACGCAGGGGATGAGGAGGGACACGGGGAGGAGCACTTGGAGGGGACACCGGGGGGGTTCGCTGGGGGACAAGGAAGAGTATTTGGGGGGGAGAGTGGGTGGGGACGAGGAGGGACACCGGGGGGGTCGCTAGGGGACAAGTAAAAGTATttggggggacactgggggacaAAGAAGAGTatttggggggggcagtgggtggggagaaggagggacactgggggggTCGCTAGGGGACAAGTAAAAGTATTTGGGGGGACAAGGAGGGACACTTGGAGGGGACACCGGGGGGGGTTGCTGGGGGACAAGGAAGAGTATttggggggacattgggggacaAGGAGGGACACTCAGAGGGTACACTGGGGGACAAGGAAGAGTATTTGGGGGGGACAGTGGGTGGGGACGAGGAGGGACACTTGGAGGGGACACTGGGGGATGAggagggacactgggggggTTGCTGGGGGACAAGGAAGAATATTTGGGGGGGACACTGCGGGACAAGGAGGGACACTGTGGGGGGACGGGGAGGAGTGTTTGGGGGGATGCTGGGTAGGGACAAAGAAGGACACTGGAGGGGACAACAGCAGGACAAAGAAGGACCGCttgggtggggaggagagacaCTGAGGGGGGCATGGAGGAGACAAGGAGGGGCACTTGGGGGGGAAcactgggaggggacatggggggacactGAGAAGTGCTGGGGGAGACAGGGAGGGACATGGCAGGGACACTCAGCAACATCAAGAGATGGAGGGACAGTTaggagggatgctgggggtCAGGGAGGGACAtttgggggggcacaaggagtgGCACAGGGAGAAACGTCAGGGGACAAGGAGGGACACTAGAGGAGACACTGGGGGGGACACCAAGGAGAAGAAGGGGCGCACTGGGCTCAAAATAGGCTCAGCAGCAGTACCCCACAGCCCAGCGCCTCTGcccccctcctctgccctctTTGCTCCCCACCGGCTGCTTTGGGGACATCAGCTCAGCCCTCGCATGTGTGTGGCGGGGGTCACAAATAAGAGGCTGtccccttttggggaggggggaacacACAACTCTTTGTGAGGGGACAGAGCAAGGACATATAACAGTGACAACCAGCCACCCTTTCCCAGCTGGGTGAGTGGTTGGCTGTCCCTGGGAGATTAAATGTAGCTGCTATCATCATCTGGCCCGTAGGATTTTGATGATCTTTTCCCCcttatttcttaaaaacacGCGGGCGCAGCCTCCTGGTGCCTACCGACACGCCGTGCGGTGCTCGGAGGTGAACCCCGGCACCTCCAAACCCCCCCAGCGCTTCAGCAGGGCATTAAAATACATAGCGAGCATCTGTCTGTAACCTCGATGCGCGTTAGATGCCCAGgggcatgaaaataaaaatagatatataaagacaaataaatataaatataggAATAGAAAGAGTAGAAATAGAAAGAATGGAAATAGAAATAGtagaaataatagaaattagaaacagaaataaaaggaaacagacattaaaaaaaagaatagaaatagaaatatttgaTGCCCCCTTCCCGACATACACACATATTACGTGAGAGTGCGTCGTGCCCTGGGCCCAGGAGGAGGCACTCGGCCCCCTGATGCCTTCCCACGGGTGGAAGGGCTGCCAGGGGCATCCCCTTGTGCCTCCCTCCTCGGTGCCCTGCTTCATTCAGGGAGCAGGGAAGGTTCGCAGCACCTGCAAACTACTTGATTTTATtaagagcaaagagctcctaATTACGGAGAGGAATAACCACCCTTCCACCTCCCctgggttgtgtttttttttttgcttaagaCCTAACAAATACATCATTTTCCATCCCATATGGAGCATACGGGCAGCAAGCTCCGACGGCCTCTGTCTGACACTTCGACCAGCCGAAGGACCTCTCATTTTTCCTAGCCAGGAATAAACCGCCGTCGCTGGCTGCCTGCACGTAGGCAACCCAGGTGCACGCAGATAACACCccatctgcttttatttgcatCCAAGTTTTTAACCGTCAGAAGCGGCTCAGACATATGCGGGGCTCGGAGGGTAgatgggaggggtgggggtgtaAGGATTGGCCCCAAGCCCCCGGGGTTGGTACAGCACCGCCGGCTGACCGCAGAGCCTCCAGCCTGAAAAACCAGGCAGCCGTTATCAGGGCAGCGCAGTGATGGGGAGGCAAGCagagggggaggcagggaggaaggagggcagaTGCTTCACCTAACTTTAGCCAGCTGAAAATTAAGGGTCTAATCTCAACCGATCACCTGGGCAGCTCCCGCAGTCGACCGAGGTTGTTCAGCCTCCTCCGGCGCGTGCTGCTGCTGGCGGGCAAACACCCTCTCCTCTATACATGGCGGTTCTGACCCTTTCATCCAGACTAGCTCCCTATTTTTTAGCCAGTTAGAATAGGGGGAAAATCCCATGCCCCCAAGTGACTTGGTGGAGGGAAGGCGTACGGGTGGTCACAGCCCatcaggctgctgctggtcttgCACATGGGGGGGGATCCCAGTCAAGGTAACCCCTAAGTGTCCCACTTGATATTGGAAAGTACCCCTTGAACCCAGCACTGTTACACTGATGCATCCTTAAGATGAGTTGGCCAGGATCGTGAGGAATTTTCCGGCCCCTGGCAGGATGCTAGGGCTGGAAATGGGATGCAGGTGCTGCAGAGCAATGCAAGCCCCGCTGCCTCTGGGAAGTGGGGTCCAGCACCCCACTGCAGGCAGCATGGGGGGGCTCatccagaaggaaaaattattccCATAGGCCACCCAGTCCCCTGTGCCCAGCTTGGGCTCGTGCCTGTATTTCTGGCCACAGGAACCTGCCACCATGCATGGGCTGGGGTGGGTTACTCCCTGCACCCCCTTTTCTCCTCGAGGAGAGCTACCCAACCGCTCCAAGCCTCCTGTGCCTCCCATTTCTGGCATTTAGTCGGCAGAGGTGGGGAAGTCCCG encodes:
- the H1-0 gene encoding histone H1.0 → MTENLSPVLVVKPKRARVARRPAAHPTYSDMITAAIRAEKSRGGSSRQSIQKYVKSHYKVGQHADVQIKLAIRRLLAAGVLKQTKGVGASGSFRLAKADKAKKSPARKKKKVARKSTSPRKAARPRKAKSPAKKPKSAARKARKKSRSSPKKAKKPKTVKAKPLKAAKPKKAKRSKPKAKSSARKSPKKK